The Panicum virgatum strain AP13 chromosome 5K, P.virgatum_v5, whole genome shotgun sequence genome has a window encoding:
- the LOC120709178 gene encoding psbP domain-containing protein 7, chloroplastic-like, giving the protein MATAAVARHHQHRGRGAPSRAGPRRAGIRCSSSPAQEFAALAAVFRRRLVVGGTTAAAAAVGANFGGVTSFLLGLSPELGRSLRLDVLYPVGGFTRCLDSDNGFEFIYPSSWVGDQTLLYREVKRAELQRSLDPPPLKSGRLSSRPRNISEPVAAFGPPGSNGELNVSVIVSPVPQDFSIEAFGGPKEVGEVVLRRIARTRRSPDINATLIDAALREDADNVKYYKLEFRVESPSFRRHNVAVCCARDGKLYTMNAQAPESSWKAVQKEFFAMADSFSLVNDV; this is encoded by the exons ATGGCCacggcggccgtggcgaggcACCACCAGCACCGCGGTCGCGGGGCGCCCTCGCGCGCCGGCCCGCGGCGCGCCGGCATACGgtgctcgtcgtcgccggcgcaggagttcgcggcgctggccgcggtGTTCCGGCGGCGCCTCGTGGTGGggggcacgacggcggcggccgcggcggtgggggcCAACTTCGGCGGCGTCACCAGCTTCCTGCTGGGCCTGTCGCCGGAGCTCGGCAGGTCGCTCCGCCTCGACGTGCTCTACCCCGTCGGCGGCTTCACGCGCTGCCTCGACTCCGACAATGGGTTCG AATTCATTTATCCGTCAAGTTGGGTAGGAGATCAGACTCTGCTATATAGGGAAGTAAAGAGAGCAGAATTGCAGAGATCACTGGACCCCCCGCCCCTGAAAAGTGGGAGATTGTCTTCTAGACCTCGGAACATCAGTGAGCCTGTGGCAGCATTTGGGCCCCCGGGATCCAATGGGGAGCTCAATGTCAGTGTCATTGTGTCGCCAGTACCTCAAGACTTCTC GATCGAGGCTTTTGGTGGTCCGAAAGAAGTGGGAGAAGTGGTGCTCAGAAGGATTGCGAGGACAAGGCGAAGCCCAGATATCAACGCGACGCTTATTGACGCTGCCTTGAGAGAAGACGCGGACAATGTGAAATACTACAAGCTAGAGTTCCGAGTCGAGAGCCCTTCTTTCCGACGGCACAATGTTGCGGTCTGCTGCGCGAGGGACGGCAAGCTTTACACCATGAACGCGCAAGCACCGGAGTCGTCATGGAAAGCGGTTCAGAAGGAGTTCTTTGCAATGGCGGATTCCTTCAGCCTAGTGAACGATGTTTGA
- the LOC120710314 gene encoding putative RING-H2 finger protein ATL61, producing MRRLLRAIRPLRDLDLTDGEWEAILPEDVVPQLVAHLGRGRDSGDHTSAFVHLTVDRHVWYSAPRVLMTACEEAAPTNDGKCSICLEALREASNGGVPVELPGCAHAFHRRCISKWFVEKPTCPLCRGNVTKHLNPELRKRVAEFNGDDPDPPTELHDDSPAPPCDP from the coding sequence ATGCGGCGGCTGCTGAGGGCGATCCGGCCGCTGCGGGACCTCGACCTCACCGACGGCGAGTGGGAGGCGATCCTGCCCGAGGACGTCGTGCCGCAGCTCGTCGCCCACCTGGGGCGGGGCCGCGACAGCGGCGACCACACCAGCGCCTTCGTGCATCTGACGGTGGACCGTCACGTCTGGTACAGCGCGCCAAGGGTGCTTATGACGGCgtgcgaggaggcggcgccgacgaATGACGGCAAGTGCAGCATCTGCTTGGAGGCGTTGCGGGAGGCGAGCAATGGCGGCGTCCCCGTGGAGCTGCCGGGCTGCGCGCACGCCTTCCACCGGCGATGCATCTCCAAGTGGTTCGTGGAGAAGCCGACGTGCCCGTTGTGCCGGGGGAACGTGACCAAGCATCTGAACCCGGAGCTGCGGAAGCGTGTCGCCGAGTTCAACGGCGATGATCCAGACCCACCCACCGAGCTGCATGATGACTCGCCAGCACCGCCATGTGATCCGTGA
- the LOC120709180 gene encoding probable esterase PIR7A, translating to MESGKQQRQHHHFVLVHGVCHGAWSWYKVATALSSAGHRVTALDMAACGARPGRAEEVLSFEEYSRPLLDAVAALPAGEKAVLVGHSFGGLSLALAMERYPDSVAVAVFVSAAMPAAGKPMTLVFQQFLQEQQRPEDFYMDCKIETSGDPEHPVETLQFGPRYLEQRLYQLSPPEDLTLAMAAVRPSRWFREDAEMNGAVLTAERYGAVRRVCVVAEEDASWSAEFQRRMASWNPGTEVRGLQGADHMPMLSKPRELSELLMEVADKYS from the exons ATGGAGAGCGGCAAGCAGCAGCGTCAGCACCACCACTTCGTGCTGGTGCACGGCGTCTGCCACGGCGCGTGGAGCTGGTACAAGGTGGCCACCGCCCTGTcatccgccggccaccgcgtcaCGGCGCTGGACATGGCCGCGTGCGGCGCCAGACCTGGCCGCGCCGAGGAGGTGCTGTCCTTCGAGGAGTACAGCCGGCCGCTCCtcgacgccgtggccgcgctgCCGGCCGGGGAGAAGGCGGTCCTCGTCGGCCACAGCTTCGGCGGGCTGAGCCTCGCGCTGGCCATGGAGAGGTACCCGGACAGCGTCGCTGTCGCGGTCTTCGTGTCGGccgccatgcccgccgccgGGAAGCCCATGACGCTCGTCTTCCAACAG TTTTTGCAAGAACAACAGCGGCCAGAAGATTTCTACATGGACTGCAAAATCGAAACGAGCGGCGATCCCGAGCACCCCGTGGAGACCCTTCAGTTCGGGCCACGGTACCTGGAGCAGAGACTGTATCAGCTCAGCCCCCCTGAG GATCTGACCctggcgatggcggcggtgagGCCGTCACGGTGGTTCCGGGAAGACGCGGAGATGAACGGCGCCGTGCTGACGGCGGAGCGGTACGGCGCGGTGAGGCGGGTGTGCGTCGTCGCCGAGGAGGACGCGTCGTGGTCGGCGGAGTTCCAGCGGCGGATGGCGTCGTGGAACCCCGGCACGGAGGTGAGGGGGTTGCAGGGAGCTGACCACATGCCGATGCTCTCGAAGCCAAGGGAGCTCTCGGAACTACTCATGGAGGTAGCCGACAAGTACAGCTGA